One genomic region from Magallana gigas chromosome 3, xbMagGiga1.1, whole genome shotgun sequence encodes:
- the LOC105333242 gene encoding enhancer of split mgamma protein, protein MKKTGMSEKMKKESEVHTPLRKINNKPQTERKRRERINKCLGQLKCLVFRATGKDEKKYPRLEKADILEMAVNHLYAMNAKDSKQGTEEADDRYREGYSRCIGEVLQCLRFERGIDVVTKTNLINHLTVSLSHLASINQQTGYINQAFEVSVHDDSSSPSAAGKPLHPSNVHCSEGVQEVPVIVQPKCAEASYQDHNIYMDFYTAPLDVRRAELNPAYTERMPCDYQPPCSPFHSDFGVPLHTSTPMAKKRLRVFPDLEDINLSDCVATSSSSDSGSSAGPWRPW, encoded by the exons ATGAAGAAAACTGGTATGAGcgaaaaaatgaagaaagagTCTGAAGTTCACACTCCACTTAGAAAG ataaACAACAAACCCCAGACTGAGAGGAAGAGAAGGGAGAGAATCAACAAATGTCTAGGACAGCTCAAGTGTTTGGTGTTCAGAGCTACAGGCAAAGAT GAGAAAAAGTATCCCCGGCTTGAGAAGGCGGACATACTGGAGATGGCTGTCAATCATCTGTACGCCATGAACGCCAAAGATAGCAAGCAAG GTACGGAGGAAGCAGACGACAGGTACCGCGAGGGCTACAGTCGCTGTATCGGCGAGGTACTACAGTGTCTCCGATTCGAGCGAGGAATTGATGTCGTCACCAAAACCAACCTCATCAATCACCTGACAGTGTCCCTCTCTCATCTTGCCTCCATCAACCAACAGACGGGTTACATCAACCAGGCGTTCGAAGTCAGTGTGCACGATGACAGTTCCTCCCCCTCCGCAGCAGGAAAGCCCCTGCATCCCAGCAATGTCCATTGCAGCGAAGGTGTCCAGGAAGTGCCAGTAATCGTACAGCCGAAGTGTGCCGAGGCTTCCTACCAAGACCACAACATCTACATGGACTTCTACACCGCACCGCTTGACGTCCGCCGTGCTGAACTCAACCCCGCCTACACCGAGCGCATGCCGTGTGACTACCAGCCGCCTTGTTCTCCATTCCACTCCGACTTCGGTGTTCCTCTCCACACTTCCACTCCCATGGCGAAGAAGAGACTCCGTGTTTTCCCCGACTTGGAGGACATCAACCTTAGTGACTGTGTGGCGACTTCCTCTTCCTCCGACAGCGGAAGTTCAGCCGGACCATGGCGTCCATGGTAA
- the LOC105339144 gene encoding transcription factor HES-2: MTSRAMKKTGLSEKMKKASENPTPIKKINNKPQTERKRRERINKCLGQLKCLVFRATGKDEKKYPRLEKADILEMAVNHLYTMNAKDSKQGTEEADDRYREGYSHCIGEVLQCLRFERGIDVVTKTNLINHLTVSLSHLASTNQQTGYINQAFEVSVHDDSSSPSASGKPLHPNNVPSSEGVQEVPVIVQPKCAEAPYQDHNIYMDFYTAPLDVRRAELNPVYTERMPCDYQPPCSPFHSDFGVPLHTSTPMAKKRLRVIPDFPALEDINLSDCVATSSSSDSGSSAGPWRPW; the protein is encoded by the exons ATGACTTCACGGGCAATGAAGAAAACTGGTTTGAGCGAAAAAATGAAGAAAGCGTCTGAAAATCCAACTCCAATTAAAAAG ATAAACAACAAACCCCAGACTGAGAGGAAGAGAAGGGAGAGAATCAACAAATGTCTAGGACAGCTCAAGTGTTTGGTGTTCAGAGCTACAGGCAAAGAT GAGAAAAAGTACCCACGGCTTGAGAAGGCAGACATACTGGAGATGGCTGTCAATCATCTGTACACCATGAACGCCAAAGACAGCAAGCAAG gTACGGAGGAAGCAGACGACAGGTACCGCGAGGGCTACAGTCACTGTATCGGCGAGGTTCTACAGTGTCTCCGATTCGAGCGAGGAATTGATGTCGTCACCAAAACTAACCTCATCAATCACCTGACAGTGTCCCTCTCTCATCTTGCCTCCACCAATCAACAGACGGGTTACATCAACCAGGCGTTCGAAGTTAGTGTGCACGATGACAGTTCCTCCCCTTCCGCATCAGGAAAGCCCCTGCATCCCAACAATGTCCCAAGCAGCGAAGGTGTCCAGGAAGTGCCAGTAATCGTACAGCCGAAGTGTGCCGAGGCTCCCTACCAAGACCACAACATCTACATGGACTTCTACACCGCACCGCTTGACGTCCGCCGTGCTGAACTCAACCCCGTCTACACCGAGCGCATGCCGTGTGACTACCAGCCGCCATGTTCTCCGTTCCACTCCGACTTCGGTGTTCCTCTCCACACATCCACTCCCATGGCGAAGAAGAGACTCCGTGTTATCCCCGACTTCCCCGCCTTGGAGGACATCAACCTTAGTGACTGTGTGGCGACTTCCTCTTCCTCCGACAGCGGAAGTTCAGCCGGACCATGGCGTCCATGGTAA